The sequence TCATCTGCGTTTTAGTCGGAATTGCGATATTTCCGACTGCATTTCAAAGCCGCATTGGTATTCAAATTTTAAAGGTAGCGCGTCTTTCCGGACAAACAACCCCCCGGGACAAAGTAAGGCTAAAACAAATATGAAACGTCCTGGAAATGTAACCCCAGCGTATGTAGGAACATTTGCTCTGCTGCTTTGCCTGCATTCAGTTACAGGTAAGTTTCCTTTTGAATAAACGACACGAATCAAAGCGGAATATTGCGTTAACGCAGAACTTAAAAGTTTACTTTGTTGACAGGTCTCTGCCTCTTAACACTAGACTCCATTTCTCCTTAAGGGGACTCTGGTGCTGTTTGTTGTATTTTCCATGGCATTTGCTTCCCTTTTCCCCATTATATTGTCAATTCACTGTGAAGTGACCTACTTtgattgctttttgtttttccttttcacataaatCAACGTAATGCAGGgcgaaaagaaaacagcagatgTACAACAGTAGCCTAAATATCTCAAGTATTTTTACTATTCTTACTTAAGCATTTAGGATTCAGTTTTGTGCACTTTTTTGCCCCCTGAAAGCAGTCAATGTAGACGTATGCCTATGATAATGTGAGCTCATTATTGTCCTGGTAGACTAGGTGATTAAATGTGAGACCGGTCTGTTATTACACGTGATACTCTGTTATTACTAAGCTCTATTCTGAGCAGTGATCATTGTACAAGAAGCGATACTTGCAGTAGTGAACAGTTCTCGTGGTTGTTTTCCCCTTTCTCAGTGGACAGTGTTTCTAGAAATGTCATTATTCTCACAGGCACACTTACAGGTGTCCCTTTAGTTGTCTCTGTGGACATCTACCTGGACTCACAAGGATTTGATGCAGATGGAAAGGAAATTAATGCCATCTGTGCTCCTGTCTGGGGCCATCATGAAGCAGCTGTCCACTCATCTAAATTTAGTTCAACATGCAAATGTGATTTTGTTCTCATGGTGGTTGTGTACATTCAGAGTCCCACCTGTCTGTCAGGTGTGGTGCATATCCTGTCCCACCCCTGAGCTGCTGTATTGTCATGCTGTGTACCTAGTCTGTTATTCAAAGATCCGCATGCTTCTGGAAAACTCAGCTAATCCTGGACATAAACACATTCTGCTGTCAGAGGTTGGCTCATAAAGACAGTGGCTACATCATAGGACCAGCTGTTTTCCAGCTCACACAGCCTTAGACACTTTCCAGCATTTATTCGGGATACACTTTTTGAGAATTTAACCACATAAAACTTTATATTGAGTCACATTTCCACTGTATTTTgggctatttatttatgtgtttattctTCTGATCCGTTTTCATGGCGAATAGTTTCGTAAACATAGATTGTGCTGTATTCAAGAATAATTCATGTAGGGTTTTGGCCTCACTGCCAAACAAAATGCCAGTAAATTGCAGTTTGTTGTACCTGGAGCTGCTCACAGTTTGAATGGTGACTGCTGCTGTTGAGTCAAtagactggaaaaagaaaacaaagataatGAGGTAAAGGTTTTGTAACTTTGAGAGATCTCGTATGACTCATAAGCTTTTGTCCTGCCGCTCCCACTGAGGTCTGAGCCATCATTTCACACAATCCAGGCATGATGTGTGACTCAGTGCCTCCCAGCAAAAACTGCAGGAGCACTGATCAGGGCAGAAACTCCAGCAACACCAGGGAAAGATCTCTGTGTTACTCTTTAGATACACCTAATGGCTGTACCCAACCATTTACCATACATTATCTGCAATAGAACTGAACTTTGGGAAATGCAGTGCTATATTGAGTTGGTAGTGCTGAGCAATACCATCTTTTAGACCTGGGGCATCAAACATAATGCCCGGGAACTAGAATTATCTGCCAAAGACACCAATTTGGCCCACTCTGCAGGTTTGAATAATGTAAAGGAGGGCATATATTTTGGAGGTTTGGAGCTTCTCCTGCTGATTAAGACATCTCCCGGGCCATTCATACTACaacaagtaattaattaatagataaacaattaaatgacaagtttttttgttttgttgtttgttgttgttttttcactatCTACTATAGAAATGTATGCTTTTTGCAGTGGATGCATGCATGTGCAGCCGCGGTGTGAATAGTAAATACTAATAATCGTTGCACTGCCTTTCCTTTATCTCTTTCACTCAGCTGACTACTGTAAGGTAAATCACTGCTACAATGGAGCAACATGCGTGACTGGAGTAGGAGAGGAACCCTTCATCTGCATCTGTGCCGATGGCTTTGGTGGAGACAGCTGTAACCTGACAGAGACAGGTagagctgaaaaggaaaattCTGGTGGGAAAGCACCGAAGCACGTACCGAAATTAAcacctttctttttccatcttcAGGACCTTGCAGTCCCAACCCATGCAAGAACGATGGGTCCTGCGAGGTCATCGCTCCGACCAGACGAGGAGATGTTTTCAATGAGTACATCTGCAAGTGCCAGCCCGGCTTTAAGGGAGTGCACTGCCAGATCAGTAAGTTACTTCTGGCTATGAGTCAAAAGCCTGAACTGAACCCTTTTTGTCTTGTGCATCTATAAGACTACTTGCTGTACTCCAGAGGACATTTAACTCCTTATtcaatgaattttaaaacaatttctgGCCACTTAATGTTGACATAAAAGATTTATCGTTTAGGAATGGGTTGCATTCTAATTTCTTTCAAAGTAGTATTTTTTAGAGAACAGCTTAcccaaaaatgtgaaaaacacagTAGCAAGCTCCACTTGCAACAGATTTCTCTAGAAGTTTTAACAcaaggagttttttcttccgGTCACATCTTCGGCAATGAAAGGGATGTGTAGTCCGCTCAGCAGCTTCATGAAAGGAGCCCATTCAGTGGCTTCTGTGGTTATTCTCTTTGGCTAATTAGTAAAAGACCACTCCAAGTCTCTTAGCATGCAGATGCTTCTcacacagggtcaacattgcatcTATTTTATCCCAGTCAAATGAATAGTGAATTCAGTCATATCCTCATAGCAGAATCCAATACAAGTTTGCTTGTAAAATTAGCATTAAAACATGAGGATTATTAGTGGAGCAAATGCatgagaaaataacaaaaagggaGCCAAACttaggattgtgtgtgtgtgtgtgtgtgtgtgtgtgtgtgtgtgtgtgtgtgtgtgtgtgtgtgtgtgtgtgtgtgtgtgtgtgtgtgtgtgtgtgtgtgaatattattCCTAGACACCTCTGAGCAGTGGCTGACATCCTGAACTGTGAGTTTGGTagcaaaaatgatgaaaaagatTTAATGTATAAACCTTCTGATTCAAAATCTTGCATAACTTTGTGAagaggctttttttcccctcttttcctctttttgtggAGGAACAGCTCACCCTCCCAAAGCCCATGCTCTGACCACCAATTGTAGTGTTGGTGCAGTCTGGTCGTCTACTCccatattttctcattttgaacCAGGCAGACAATATACGCCGCACTATATAATATGTCCagtaaatgcacagaaataacacTCCACAAAAAACAAGTGATGTGATAGTAGGTAAAGAGCCTTTGAGAAGTCACTGAGGTGAAGCCAGAGCGTGTGAAAATGAATTCCacttgacaaaaataaaatgttcagtaCAAGCCAGATCTTCAGGCTTCAGATTTAAGtagcaaaaaaaagcaaaggctATTTCACAGTCTGCCTCTTGGTAAGATCATTTGTTTCTCAGTGTTATTAGCTGTGCTGTGCCCGTGCTGTTGTGACCAATCCTCTTAGCATTAACTGGAACAGGAATTAAACAGACCCATGTGGCATTACGTCAGCCCTGCATTCATTCTGAAGTTTCTTGGCGTTACTAAAACGGGTGAAATAAGGCATGTGTGATGCTTAGGTGTCAGTTACACAGCTTTCATCAAGTCTGAACTTAATAACGTAACAACGTTTTTGGactttacctttaaaaaaaaatcgtaTTAGATTTTATCACTGTCACTATAAAAGTTTGCACGTAAACTCCTCCTACACAGTTAGAGTTAAGCAAACAAAATTGACACATAGGTACATTAGGACCCTAAAGTTTCTTATCTATATACAATATTATGCCATCacattgcctagcaaccacctaccATCTGGCTAAAATGACGCATTTGTAGCATTTATGCACCTATAACACCTTATAAAAGCACTGTATCATTGCAATTTTACAACAGTTAATTTATATTCAGATTATAAACTATATATTATGTTGTATCATCATATGTCATATCCCTGTATTAGCCAGTGCGCATACTATTTCTCACACAGAGATGAAAAAGCAGAAGACAGTGTATTCTGCTGTGTAGATCATATAATTCATTGATGCGGCTGAGATTTTCTGCTTGTGGATTTTTCATGGAGCAGGGAGTGGGGCTGACCTCCTCTGGCTGCGGGTTTGGGAAAACATCATAAACATGGTACACACTGGTTTTCAATACAAACCAAACACAAAGACTTAACATAACCTACTATTATTACAAAGCAATCTATATACTGGTCATTTAGTAAAACAGCACCTTTTGTCTTCTTAGCTGCTTACTTTCAGTCACATTTTgccttttaaaaactgaaggaaTATTGTTTGGTGTGCAATCTCACTGCTTGGTTTAAAAATGAATAGGTTCTTTTTCAAACAGTagagaagaaaaatgtgtaatCATCCCAACTGTCTGTAGTCTTTATGTTGTATGAGTGTGCCACCTTGTGGAGATTACCAAGCATTACCTAGACAGTGGACCTTCAATCAAAACTGGACCTTCAATCAAAGGAGAAACATTAATGATACTTAATGACAAATTTCACTATTATTTGaaataccttcttttttttttctttttttttaaagagctcaGTTTGTGTATACTGCTGTTGAGCAGATGTTCTAGCTTGTTGCCAGAATAGTTGGTGTGTAAGTGTGTCAGGTGACACGACATGGATATAACTTCAAAGTTTCCGCTGTTCCCACCTGTTCAATGACGCCATGCCTCAGGGCCACTTCTGTCAACGCAATAAGATTGAAGAGTAATTATTTGTCACCAGCTGAATGCTGGAGACACAGTGAAATTATTATGGTCATTCACCTGCTTCAGTCCTCCACCAGTTTTCCCTCAGATGTTTGTGCTTGTTTGACAAGTGTGAACCGCATCTGAAgcactctttgtttgtttttgtttttgttgttgttgttttatttatttgttttgtaatttctgAATTTGATTTTCAGATGTAAATGACTGTGAAAAACAGCCTTGTAAGAATGGAGGGCAATGCCGAGATCTGGATGGAGACTACTCCTGCCAGTGCCCCTCACCGTATGTTGGAAAGCAGTGCCAGCTACGTATGTGCACCACCAttagacacacacatttcaaacagcctGACAGCCTGTTGTTACTCGCTTTGCctcaacattttttaaagaacttaaaaACTGATGAGATATCCTTGTAAGCGTGGCTCACTCAAGCATGAGAAAAAGATCTAAAGCGTGGCAAGAGTAACAAAAAATCCCTCCATCTCATACCCCAGGGTGTGTTTCTCTGCTGGGGATGGAGGGAGGAGCAATCGTGGAGTCCCAGATTTCTGCTTCCTCTGTGCACTATGGCATTCTGGGTCTTCAGCGCTGGGGCCCAGAGTTGGCTCGACTGAACAACCAAGGCATCGTCAACGCCTGGACGTCAGCCACACACGACAAGAACCCCTGGATCGAGGTGAGAGAAGTGAATGCTTTTGACGAGACTGAGCAGTGCATGACCTGTCCAGATGCTCACTGACCCATGGCGTTTTGGTTACAACAGATTAATATGCAGAAGATTATGCGTCTGACGGGCATCATCACTCAGGGTGCCAGTCGCCTGGGCACAGCTGAGTACATCAAAGCCTTCAAGGTGGCAAGCAGCCTTGATGGAAACTCCTACATCACTTACAAAGTGGATGGCCAGCAGAGGGATAAGGTAGACACAACTTTGTACTACATATGTTATTTTCTATTGTGTTTAAAGTGGACCTGTTaagctttttctcattttctaacACATAGATACTCTTACAGTGGTGGATGTCGATATTAACACCTGGAGGCGTCTTAAAAATGCATCCACCTTTGTGCTTAACGACAATAAATGTCCATTcccaaaaagtgctataaaaaattaaatataatttttttttcactttaaattggtcagtcttttaaaactacttctcctgaaatattcatataaagttttaattatattttcgttttttaaccctttaaatcccagttgtattacaaaaaaactaaaaaaaaacctaaaaaactaaatatccaaaaaaaacatttgaagtaatatttgataGTTACATAATTAGCCTTTAGATGGTCCAAAGATCGGACCAAAATAATTTCgatctactttaaaaaaaatttccgGACCCGAAAATAGTCTCCAGGCGGTCAATGCTGGTCCTCTAGGCCGAAATTAGTGCCTCTTCCCGGGGTAAGTTGCGACGAAGAACCGGGGCATGTTGCGTGGGACTCCTTTCTCCAGCAGACACATCCATACCACGTgacaacaaatacgtcatttcctgttgattgaaaaaaaaaatccaccctcTCACGGTCGGTGAGAGGGTGGATTGGTCTCGCCCGATCACCGGGCATAGCCGGTGATGCAAGCCGGAAATCAGACTTCCTTTCCCGCAGTTCAGTTCTGCAGCCCGCTATTTTCgagcagaggtcaaatgtgaagcaAGGGCGCCACtcggtggacaaataaaaaaattacaactatAAGGTCtctagttaaaaacaaaacctaaggTGGAAACCTGACGATCCCTTAAACCTTAATTTTTCTGgcgtgaaaaatagcgtttataatgggtttcaatgggACAATTTTTGTCCAAAGGCATAAAGGTGGATGCATTGCTGTAGCTTAGCCATTTTAGGCTAATTTAATGAATTTAcaccacaattaaaaaaaaaaagttaaaaaaagattctTTGACAAATTTGGCTTTAATCCACtcaacacagtgaaaatggtttaaaactaaaaattcaaAAGACAATAAATGTCCTTAAGACCCTCCAGGGGTTAAGGTGTTAAACAATCTAGAACAATGAGATGAGGTGTAGAAGTAATCCCAATGagccagactttttttttcaactcaTGCCTCTCCCTGATGTTTATTTAGAGCTGTGTTCCTGAGATGACAGATGATATCTGCTCTCACTGACAAGCTCCACCCACCTCTTGTTTGAACCCTCTGTTTGTAagaggcagccaatcaaaaaaaagCTGAAGGGTAGGCAGCCCAGACCGCCCTGTTGCACCAAAGTCCAGTGCAGGACAAATAAGGATTATTCTCTTTGTCTTCAAACTTCACAACTATATACTACCCTTGGGGGACCTGGGTATCTAGGGTAGCTAagcatttgaccttgaccttcaaAATCAACAAGATCATAGTTGATCTTGAAAAGAATTTAAAGAAACCATATTGAGTAATCTATCATATGAAAGGGCATAGAGAGAGCTATAAAACACACCGTGACGCCATTACAGGCTGACATCATcatgttgtaataaaaacatcataaaacagtTTTAGTATAGCCCTTGCCCTTTGGTGGGAGTTAGTTGTGCTCTCTGAGTGTTCTTGTTGACTTTGTTTATTCAGTTTGCTCacctgtgtttgtttgctgcAGGTTTTTGTGGGCAACATAGATAACGACCGCACAAAGACAAACCTTTTTGACGTTCCTATCGTGGCCCAGTACATCCGCATCATCCCCGTGGTTTGTCGCAGGGCCTGCACGCTGCGCATGGAGCTGCTGGGCTGTGAACTTCACGGTAAACACAATAAACTTCCAGCACAGCCGTAACACTTACAGCAAGGTCAGCGAGCAAAAGCAGTTAGATAAAAAAGATAGGACAATAATGAAAAAGGACAGGTGGTGTACGCTAAGTCGAAGTCAGGTCACAGCCTCTGTGAACCCTTAACCTAAACTGCATAACTCCTCGCAGCATCGTTAGTGTGTCTTGTGCTACTGTGTTGATGTCTTCTTACTGTGGTCTTGCTGACAGGTGAAATGACAGACTTTTGAAATTTAATTGCACCACATCTAGCCTAGTTTGACCACATAGAAGTTATCCACTATAGCTCTGTGGGTACAGTCCTTATtatgaaacaacaaaagaagcCATTTCAAGCACTCAAGAATAAAAACACTGCCggctgtgtttttgtccatCTTCAGCTTTTGTCTTATTTGATCTTAATGCTAAaaggtttaaagaaaaacagctctGTGTGCTATGTTGCATGCTTTCTTCTGCATTGTGtggctcttctgtttttttcctttcactcgGTCACTGGTGGGTATTTGTGATTGTAATCAGTCACTCGCTTTGTGAATGTTCGTCATTCTTAAAATGTTGGGTGAAGTTGATTCTTCTTTTCTGTCGGGTGATTTcaatttttcccctcttttctctttctgttgctTTGGCTTCCCCCTCCCTCCGTCTGTCCGTCTGCCTTTTGATTCACAGTTTATTCAAACACGGCAGGTTGCTCAGAGCCTCTTGGTATGAAGTCTCGGTTCATCTCAGACGGGCAGCTTTCAGCCTCCAGCTCTTACCGCACGTGGGGCATTGATACTTTCACGTGGCACCCTCAGTTTGCCCGGCTGGATAAGGTGGGGAAGACTAATGCAtggtctcctgcttacaacaaCCGCTCAGAGTGGATCCAGGTGAGGGAAACCGCAGCAgtcaccttttttaaaaatcttgttttctttgaagtTACTAGTTGGTAATgccatttttttcctgctccttCCCCGGAGAGATTTcccaggtctttcctccccactgctgtcagactccataataaagactttaactgatcaagcacacacatccatacatatgcaataatactaagtgcaataatcctttctgtcatcgttgtatttttactcagttgtatatagtatttgtatttgtattctatttttatcttattgtatatttattttattttattctactgtatatagtattttattttattctattctgtacagttgtgtactgtatttattcttattgtattctaatttttgcctcataacttttgcactgtccacttcctgctgtgacaaaacaaatttcccacgtgtgggactaataaagcttatcttatcttatcttatcttatcttaggtTGATCTAGAGAAGACAAAGCGCCTCACGGGCATCATCACACAGGGTGCAAAGGACTTTGGAGTAGTGCAGTTTGTATCAGTGTTTAAAGTTGCTTACAGCAATGATGGGGAGTCCTGGAGTACAGTGAAGGAGAACACCGGAAATGATAAGGTCAGACGTATGTGAATACCTGAAATgccatttcctcttttttttttccatatatgTCAAAGCTACGTTAAAAATAAGGTAAGATATACTTTATTATCTCAAAAGTTGAGAAATTGCTGTGTTGCAGCAtccaaaacattaaacaaaacgtaataaaatacaatatgACAAAACAATATTTTGATTCAGTAAGGTAGAAAAACAGGAGCAGTATTAAAAAACCTACACAAAATCATAGAAAATTCCACTTCACCTCCACTtcagaaaaaaattgtaatctaacaaacaaaacacacactcacacacccacgCATGCACAAAAACAGTCACTGACACGTGTAAATGGGAGTAAGGTGTGTTCAAAacaatgtgttttcatttaacaGTAACCTTAACATGTTTTTGCAGCTCTTCCAGGGAAACACTGACAACAACACCCATAAGAAGAATGTTTTTGAGCCTCCGGTCTATGCTCGATACGTCCGAGTCATCCCCTGGGAATGGCACGAGCGCATCACTCTGCGCATGGAGCTGTTGGGCTGCGATGATTAGAAACTAGTCAATAACCATTTATCAGCACTCCATCCTCATCCTCAGATGCTCCGTCTGCTCGCACCACAGCGGAGGACGGATCGCAAACAGAatcatttgctttgttttttactccATGGGAATCATATTTGCTGAATAGCTTGGACTTTAACACTTGTAGCACTTTGACTgtagcaacccccccccccccccccccctaatgTTTACATTGCTAAAAGTTTGTTTGATGCTGCAACATTGAACTGCTCACAGATCCCTCACAGATTGATAATTTGTCCTTTAGGAGCTTTTTTTTGCACAGATCTTCTCTTAGTCTGTCTAAGAATGCAAGCCCTGAGATTTTCCCGGTGTAATACAGAGTGTATTTATGGCATTTTCAACCACACAGGACGGGAACGCTTGTCCAGAGCAGGAAAATGATAACTTTCACATTTTGACTCCACGGATGAGTagggttttctgtttgtttgttttggggggggggggggggttaaacaCATTTTGACACCTTTTTGCTTTGTTCCTAAATTTAATTTCATGACCAACTaattctttttacaaaaaatgtgaaatatgtagAAAACAGCAACGTTTTGCAttgcttttttaatttactgttggttaacattattaaatgtttaaaaaaaaaactctttctaCACTTTGTGTATCTTTTCAGCTGAGACACAAAAATCCATTTTTGAGCTGTTAGAGTGCCCATGTTAGAGTAGAtgctcacagctgatttaagcaTGAGCTGACTTGTTAGCAGAGTCATGTACACAGGGTACAAAATGAAGGCGTAGATAAAGAAGACAAAAGTGAGCATTCTTTTGTACAACTCAGCATTTAAAAGGAGATAAAACTTAAAAGAAGGTGCAGTTTTTGAGCAGCCTGGCGTTGGCTGCGTTCCTCTTTGTTTCGCAAAGAACAAACTGTTCTAACCACACAAAACATGATGTGAGTCTTCATGCTCAGCCTGGTGATGGTGAAATTGAAGCTAAGGAATTCAGGAAATCATTTCTTAAACACTGATATACAAAAACTCATCCTTTAACTTACTATTATGTTTACAATTTTATGTCCTTTTTATAAGGTTTCAATGTGATTCCACTTTTATAGCAGTTTTATTTTACTCTCACATCCAATGGGAATCTCTACCAAACAGTGGAAACGTGGACGTCAAATTTGAGTGAGTGACACGCAGTATAAAAGTACAGGAATCACTCTTAAACTGTTTTCTAACATCCAAATTAGGTCAAACAGCCTGTTTAtgtaataaatgaatacatgatacagcaataagaaagagacgtggcaaaaatggcatccatgggagagttcaaagagaaaaccactgctgactcTAGAGAACACAATGGCTCGTCTTACATGTgccaaaaacatcttgatgactTTGGGGAAACTATTCTGTGAACTGACAAGACCAAAGCTGAACGTTTAGGAAGTTTTGAGTCTGTTACATCTGCGTAAAactaacagcatttcataaaaagaacttCATAGCAACagtgaaacatggtggtggtagtgtgatggtctgcgGATGTTTTGGTGCTTTCCTGAAGTGCTAGCACACTTGGATattccaaaacacaccagcaagttcatctctgaatggttcaaaaaataaaaaattgaaagTGGCATAATTAAAATCTGGACTTTGATCTGATACTTAACACACCACTCATGCTTGAAAACCCTCCAGTATGTCTGAATAAAACAATTCTGTAATAAAGAGTGTGCCAAACTCCTCCACAGCAAGAGAGACTCGTTGCCAGTTATCGCAAACGCTTGAATGCAGTTCTTGCAGAAGACTTCAGCTTGCTCTTTACA comes from Astatotilapia calliptera chromosome 1, fAstCal1.2, whole genome shotgun sequence and encodes:
- the LOC113019574 gene encoding EGF-like repeat and discoidin I-like domain-containing protein 3 isoform X1, which gives rise to MKRPGNVTPAYVGTFALLLCLHSVTADYCKVNHCYNGATCVTGVGEEPFICICADGFGGDSCNLTETGPCSPNPCKNDGSCEVIAPTRRGDVFNEYICKCQPGFKGVHCQINVNDCEKQPCKNGGQCRDLDGDYSCQCPSPYVGKQCQLRCVSLLGMEGGAIVESQISASSVHYGILGLQRWGPELARLNNQGIVNAWTSATHDKNPWIEINMQKIMRLTGIITQGASRLGTAEYIKAFKVASSLDGNSYITYKVDGQQRDKVFVGNIDNDRTKTNLFDVPIVAQYIRIIPVVCRRACTLRMELLGCELHVYSNTAGCSEPLGMKSRFISDGQLSASSSYRTWGIDTFTWHPQFARLDKVGKTNAWSPAYNNRSEWIQVDLEKTKRLTGIITQGAKDFGVVQFVSVFKVAYSNDGESWSTVKENTGNDKLFQGNTDNNTHKKNVFEPPVYARYVRVIPWEWHERITLRMELLGCDD
- the LOC113019574 gene encoding EGF-like repeat and discoidin I-like domain-containing protein 3 isoform X2, which encodes MKRPGNVTPAYVGTFALLLCLHSVTADYCKVNHCYNGATCVTGVGEEPFICICADGFGGDSCNLTETGPCSPNPCKNDGSCEVIAPTRRGDVFNEYICKCQPGFKGVHCQINVNDCEKQPCKNGGQCRDLDGDYSCQCPSPYVGKQCQLRCVSLLGMEGGAIVESQISASSVHYGILGLQRWGPELARLNNQGIVNAWTSATHDKNPWIEINMQKIMRLTGIITQGASRLGTAEYIKAFKVASSLDGNSYITYKVDGQQRDKVFVGNIDNDRTKTNLFDVPIVAQYIRIIPVVCRRACTLRMELLGCELHGCSEPLGMKSRFISDGQLSASSSYRTWGIDTFTWHPQFARLDKVGKTNAWSPAYNNRSEWIQVDLEKTKRLTGIITQGAKDFGVVQFVSVFKVAYSNDGESWSTVKENTGNDKLFQGNTDNNTHKKNVFEPPVYARYVRVIPWEWHERITLRMELLGCDD